The genomic region GGCCTCCTTCTCATGTCACTCGCGTTCAAACATAGCTCACGCCCTGTGGTCGTCGATGATCAGTCCTGGGCGCGGGCGGTCACCGGCGCGTCCGTGCGGTCGCCGAGGAACTCGTACCAGCGGCGCTGCAGGCACAGATAGCGGGTGTCCGCCTCGACCAGGTCGAGGAAGGAGCCGATCGTCGCGGTCAGCCGCTCGCCCAGGCCCGGGTCGGTGAGCGCGCCGTCCTCGCCGAAGGCCTGGTGGGCCATGGCGAGGCTGAACATGTCGGGGTAGACCCGCGCGCCGAGGTGCTCCAGCGGGACGCGCAGGGCCCACAGGCCCCGGTTGCCGCCGACCATCGACGGTGAGGCCGAGACCAGCAGGGACTGCTTGTCCTTGAAGGGCTGCGGGCGGACGCGGGAGACCCAGTCGACGGCGTTCTTCACCACGCCCGGAACGGAGGCGTTGTACTCGGGAGAGGCGATCACCAGCGCCTGCGCCGCCTCGATCCGCTCGCGCAGTGCCAGCGCGCCCTTCGGCGGTCCTTCGTCGGCCTCCACGTCGCCGTCGTACGGCGGCATGGGGAAGTCTCCGAGCGTCGCGAGGTCCGCCACGGCCCCTGCCCCGGTCACCAGACGGGCGACGAGGGAGGCCAGGCGGGTGTTGACCGAGCCGGTGCGGGAGGACCCGGACAGCACGAGCACGCGCAGGGAGGTACGGGCGGGCCCGGCGCCGTCGTGGGGGTGGGCCGGATCCACCGGGAAGTGGTCCTGGTCGGTCGGGTTCATGGCCGTCTCCTGCTCTCGGGTCCCCGGACCCCGGACGGGCCCGGGACGGGTGGGCCGCGCGCGGCGGGACCCGCACACACCGGTGTGCGGGTCCCGTCCGGGCCGCTCGGGTCACTTCGCGGCGGGGTTCTCCCAGCGGTAGAACTCGTGGGCCATCGCGTCCTTCGGACTGCGCCACGTGTCCGGGTTGTGCGGGCTGATGTAGGCGGTGAGCCGCTCGCTGAGCTGCCGGAACTCCGGGTGTTCGGTGACCTGCGCGATCGCGGGGCCCGGCGGCCGGTCCGCCTCGATCAGGTGCATGTACACGTCGCCGAACTGGAACAGGCTGCGACGCGTGACGCCGACCAGGTGCGGCAGTTCACCCGCGTCCGAGCCGGCGAACAGCTCGGCGATGTCGGGGGCCGATCCCGGCGCCATGCGGGCGACGATGAGGGCGCGGTGCATCCGGTGGTGCTCCTTTCGTTTCGGGGACGGCGTCAGATGCGGCTGACTGCGGGGGCGTGGTTCTCCCGCTCGCGCTGCTCGATCTTGTCCCGGATGAGCGCCATCTGGATGGGCGAGTTGCGGTTGATGTTGTCGGTCATCCACGCGTCGTCCACCGGCGCGTCCGGCTTCATCGCGAAGTCCTGCGTCCACTTCATCCGGGTGCCGCCCGGCACCGCGAAGTACTGCCAGTGGATGTCCATGTGCGCGAACGGGCCGGTCTCCACGCGCCGCGCCCGGACGGAGAGGCCCTTGCGGTCCACGGTCCGCTCCGAGACCCAGCTCCACACCTTGCCGTTCTCGTCGGGGTGCATGGTCAGGCGGAAGCGGGTGGTGTCCCCCTTCTGCTCCAGGATCTCCAGCGAGGCGTACTCGCTGAACAGGTGCGGCCAGTTGGGGAGGTCGTTGGTCATCTCCCACACGACGTCCACGGGCGCGTTGACGGTGATCTCGTTCTCGGTGTGTCCCGGCATGTCAGGCTCCTGTCATGAGGCTGTTGTTGACGAGGTCGAGGAATTCCCCGGGGGTCTTGCAGCGTTCGGCGTCGGTGGGCAGTGCCCGGCCGCGCCGGTTCTCCAGCTCGCCGACGATGCCCAGCAGGCCCAGCGAGTCCAGGCCGTAGTCGTCGAAGGCGGAGTCGGGGCGACGCGCCATCTCGGCGGGGTCGACGGTGATGCCGGCGGTCTTCATCAGGGCCGCCAGCTCCTCCAGGGTCAGTCGGTCGGACATGTGGCTTCTCTCTTCTTCCTACGAGGGGACGGGGGTCCTGTTTCACGACCTGGGCACGGCCGGGCCCTTGCGCAGGACGAGCGCGGAGTTCGAGCCCATCCGGCCGCGGCTCAGCACGAGCGCGGTGCGCAGGTCCGCGGAGCGGGCGGTGCCCGTCACCACGTCGAGGTCGTGGCAGACGTCGAAGACGTTCGGGGTCGGCGGCACGATGCCGTGCTGCAGTGCCAGGGCCGCCGCGGCGGTGTCCAGGGCGGGCGCCGCGCAGTACGCCCTGCCCGTACCGGTCTTCGGCGCCGTGACCGGCACCTTGCGCCCGTGTCCGCCGAGGGCGGCGGCGATGGCCGCCGCCTCGGCGGCGTCGGCCGCCGGCGTCCCGAGGGCGTCGGCGAAGACCACGTCGATCTCCTCGGGGGCGCAGCCGGCCTCCCGGAGCGCGCCCCGGATCGCGTGGGCCAGTCCTTCGCCCGCCACGTCCGGCCGTCGGGTCCCGCTGAAGGTGGCGGCGTGGCCGGCCAGTTCGGCTCGTACGGTGGCGCCCCTGCGCAGGGCCGCGGTCTCGTCCTCGACGAGGAACATCGCGCCGCCCTCGGCGGGGACGTACCCGCAGGCCCTGGCGGTGAACGGCCGGTAGGCCCGCTCGGGCTCGTCCTGGGTGCTGAGCCCCTCGTACTCCAGCTGGCAGACGATGGAGTACGGGGCGAGGGGCGCCTCCGTGGCCCCGACGAGCATCGCCCGGCTGCCCTGGCGGATCGCCCTGGCGGCGTGCGCGAAGGCGTCCAGACCGCCCGCCTCGTCGCTGGCGACGACCCCGCACGGGCCCTTGAGGCCGCGGCGGATGGAGATCTGGCCGGTGCTCGCGGCGTAGAACCAGGCGATGGACTGGTACGGGCCCACGTAGCGGGGACCCTGGTCCCAGAGCCGTTGCAGCTCGCGCTGGCCGAACTCGCCGCCGCCGGACCCGGCCGCCGTGACCACGCCCACCGAGTAGGGGTCCGCCTCGTAGTCGGCCCGGCCCAGGCGGGCGTCCTCCAGGGCCAGGTCGGCCGCGGCGAGGGCGTGGTGGGTGAAGCGGTCGGTCTGGACGAGGAAACGGTCCTCGACCATCGCGCCGGGGTCGAAGCCCCGTACCTCGCCGGCGACGCGCAGCGGGAGGTGCTCGCACCCCGCCCGGGTGACGCGGTCCAGCACGCTGAGCCCGGACTGGGTCGCCTTCCAGAAGGCGTCGGCGCCGACGCCGTTGGGCGCGACGACCCCGATGCCCGTGATGACCGTACGGGTGGTCACGAGACCTCCTCCTCCGACCGGGTCATGACGACGGCGGACTGGAATCCGCCGAAGCCGCTGCCGACCGAGAGCACGTTGCGCAGCTTGCGGCCGCGTGCCGTGCGGGGCACGTAGTCCAGGTCGCACTCGGGGTCCGGCGTCTCGTAGTTCGCCGTCGGCGGTACCACCTGGTGGGTCATGGCGAGCACGCAGGCCGCCAGTTCTATCGCCCCGATGGCGCCGAGGGAGTGACCGACCATCGACTTGATGGAGGTCATCGGCGTCTTGTAGGCGTGGTCGCCCAGGACCCGCTTGACGGCCGCCGTCTCGTGGCGGTCGTTCTGCTTGGTGCCGGATCCGTGCGCGTTGACGTAGTCGACGTCGGACGGGGATATCCGGGCCTGGTCCAGGGCGGTTTGGATGGCCCGGGCCATCTCCAGTCCTTCGGCGGTCAGCCCGGTCATGTGGTGGGCGTTGCCGAAGGTGGCGTAGCCACCGATCTCGCAGTAGACGGTCGCACCGCGGGCGCGGGCGTGTTCCAGCTCTTCGAGTACGAGGACGGCTCCGCCCTCGCCGAGGACGAATCCGTCCCGGTCGGCGTCGAACGGCCGGGACGCGTGGGCCGGGTCGTCGTTGTTCGGCGAGGTCGCCTTGATGGCGTCGAAGCAGGCCACGGTGATCGGCGATATGGGCGAGTCCGAGGCCCCGGCGATGCACACGTCCATCCGGCCCTCCGCGATGGAGTGGACGGCGTACCCGACGGCGTCCAGTCCCGAGGTGCAGCCGGTGGACACGGTCTGCACCGGGCCGCGCGCGCCCGTCTGCTCCGCGACCGCGGAGGCGAGCGTGGCGGGCGTGAACGCCCGGTGCAGGTGGGGCCCGGCGAACTTCTCGTCCACGTCCCACCAGGCACCGTTCTGGCTCACGGCTACGTAGTCGTGCTCCAGGCGGGTGGTCCCGCCGACGGCGGTGCCGAGTGAGACGCCGGTGCGCCAGGCGTCGTCGGAGGTGAGGTCGAGTCCGGCGTCGAGCAGGGCTTCTCGGGCGGCGACGAGGGCGAACTGGATGTACCGGTCCGCCCGCGCCGCCTCGCTGTCGTCGAGGCCGTGCGCGGCGGGGTCGAAGTCGACCTCCGCGGCTATCCGGGAGCGGAAGCCGTCCGGGTCGAAAAGGGTGATGCCGCGGGTCGCCGTACGGCCCTTGGACAGCAGGTCCCAGAAGGCGGAGACGCCGATCCCACCGGGCGCGACGACGCCGACTCCGGTGACCGCCACCCGGCGGCGGGTCACGAGACCGCTCCCGTGCGGTCCGGGGGCTGCTCCCAGGCGGTGCCCTCCGGGTGCGGGGCTTCCTCGGTGTCGACGTGGCCCAGTTCGGGGCGCGGGGCGAGCGGGCCGAGGTGGAAGACCATGCGGGCCTCTGTGTCGCCGACGTTGCGGAACCGGTGGCGCATGTTGAGCGGGACCAGCAGTCCCTGGTCGGTGCGCAGCGGGTGGGCCTCGCCGTCGAGGTCGACCTCCAGCCGGCCGGCGACCACGTACACGAACTCCTCGGAGTACGGGTGGTAGTGCTCGGCGATGGACTCCCCGGGGGCCATGATCGCCATGCCCATGAAGCCGCTGGTGGAACCCACCGAGGTCGGGGTGAGCACGGCCCTCAGGTCGCCACCGCGCCGGCGGTTGGGCGGCGTCTCGCTGAGGTCGACGATGCGTGGACGCTGTCTGGTCATGGCGGGGTCCTCCTGGCGTATGGGGAGCCTGAACGGGCTGGGGTGGGGGCGGGGATGGGCGGGATGGGTGGGCGGGGCGAGGGTCAGGACTGCGCGGGCGCCCGGCGGTCGGTGATCAGGTTCATGGTGTGGCGAGCGGCGCGGGTCCGCTTGCCGGCGGGGACCGTCAGGCGGTCCAGTACGGCGGCCTTGCGCGCGCCGCGCACCCCGAGGACGGCCTCGGGATCGGCGTCGAGCGGGCCGCGCACGTCGATGAGGCGGACCACGATGTCGTCGCGCTGGAAGATGCTGCTGCTCCGTACGGGGCTGTCCGCCAGGTTCGCGGCGGCCTCGTCCTGGAGGGCGAGGAAGCGGGCAAGTACTTGTCCGCAGCCGGGCTTGGCCGGGTAGAACAGCGCGTGGCGCGTGACGTCGGCGGCGTCCGGTTCCCCGGCCTCGATGTGGTGGACGGCGGGGAGCGCGGCCCGCATGAAGAACATCCGGGCGGACTCGGGGTCGTTCAGGTTCCGGTCCTGCTCCAGGTAGGGGTTGATGGCCTCTTCGACGGCGCGCACCTCGGGCTGCTCGGAGACGTGCCGCAGGGCCGCCATCAGGTCGCCCTTGACCTCGACCGTACGGACGACGCGGTTGCCGTGCATGAAGAGGGACGTGCGGCAGAGCCGCGTGTGGTCGTCGACGCGGGCGGCCGGGGAGGCGTAGCTGGACAGGATGGAGGCGACCTCCTTCACACTGCCCGGCTTGACGGTGAAGGTGAGGGCGTGGCGGACGATGCCGGCGCCGAGGCGGGGCACCGGCTGCAGCCGGGCGGTCGCCGGGCGGGAGGCCTGGTCGTAGCCGCGGCCGGTCTCGCGCAGGACGGTGAACTTGAGCGGTCGCATGGCGCGGGCGCAGGCACCGAGCGGCTTGACCTGCTCGGCGTGGTGCTCGCTGTTGACCCATGCGAGGTACTGCGTCGCGCTCTCCCACTCGCTGGTGATGAGCCACTGCGAGGGGTTCTCGAAGGACTGGCACAGCTGGTCGCTGATGTGGCCCGGGACCGACGCGATGTCGCTGCGGAGCTTTTCGTACGCCTCGAAGAACCGCTGCTGGGTCCCCTCGTGGAGGTCCATCAAAAGGACGACCCGGATCATGGAGCCGTCGAAGGCTGACTGCGACACCCGATCGGACTGGGTGGTTGTCATCTACTCACTCCTTCATGAGGGGGTGGAGATCCATCGCGTACGGACCCCTCGTCCGTCACCGGTGGCGTCCGCCCGGGCCGGCGGCCGTCTCGGTCGGGAACGGCAGGCCGGCGCATCTCAGGGGGAGCCGCTGTCGCTCATCGTCATCCGGGTGGGGACGTACCGCTACATGTCCGGATCAAGCGGGTGACAAGGGGCGAATCAACCGGGCCTGATCGAGGATCGGGGGCATAAAGAGTGCACTCCCCCACACAGAAAACAGGAGCCCGCAGCTGATGGAAGACAACGCCGATGTTCGCGTACCGGTTCTCGTCGTGGGCGGCTCCCTCGTGGGCCTGTCCGCCTCGCTTTTCCTGAGCCGCCACGGAGTGAGGCACCTTCTGGTCGAGAAGCACTCCGACACCTCCGCGCACCCGCGCGGCCGCGGGATCAACGCCCGGACCATGGAGCTCTTCCGTACGGCGGGGGCGGAACCGGCGATCCGCCGGGCGGCGTCCGCGCTGGAGGGCGTTCAGGGCATTCTGCAGGCCCGGTCGCTGATCGGCGGCGACCACACGTGGCTGGTCAAGTCCGTCGACCCGTCGGGGGCACTGCGCAAGTTCAGCCCGACCGGCTGGTGCCTGTGCAGCCAGAACAACATCGAGCCGGTGCTGGCGGCGCAGAGCCGCGCGCAGGGCGCCGAGATCCGGTTCTCCTCGGAGCTGATGACCTTCGACCAGGACGCGACGGGGGTGAGCGCGGTGGTGAAGGACCACCGGACGGGCGAGCACCACACCGTGCGCGCCGACTTCGTGATCGCCGCGGACGGACCGCGCAGCCCCGTGCGGGAGCAGCTGCGGATTCCGCAGACGGGCAACGGCGAGCTGTTCCACAACGTGAGCGTCACCTTCCGCTCGGAGCGGCTCGCCGAGGTGCTGGGCGATCTGCGCTTCATCGTCTGCTACCTGATGCGCGAAGGCGCGGACGGGGCGCTGCTGCCGGTGGACAACGCGACGCAGTGGGTCTTCCACGCGCCCTGGCACCCCGATCGGGGCGAGACGCTGGAGGACTTCACCGACGAGCGGTGCGTGGAGCAGATCCGCAACGCGATCGGTGTCCCCGACCTGGATGTGGAGATCGGCGGCAAGGCTCCCTGGCACGCGGCCGAACGGGTGGCGACGCGGTATTCGTCCGGCCGGGTGTTCCTGGCCGGGGACGCGGCCCACGAGATGTCCCCGACCGGAGCCTTCGGCTCGAACACCGGCATCCAGGACGCGCACAACCTGGCGTGGAAGATCGCCGCGGTGCTGGACGGGTCGGCGGGCATCGGGCTCCTCGACACCTACGAGGCGGAGCGGCTGCCGGTGGCCAAGGCCACGAGCGAACGGGCCTCGGCCCGTTCGGCGGAGCACAGCCACCCGGGGTACGCGCCGCCGCCCACCATGGGCGGCGGACCGGGCAGCGGGGTCCTGACCACGGCGATGGGCTACTGCTACCCGCGCGGCGCGCTCATCGGCGGCGATCCGCAGCGCCCGGTCATCCCCGAGGCGCTGCGCCTGATGGGTGACACCGGCACCCGGGCACCGCACATGTGGCTGGCCAGGGGCCGGGAGCGGATCTCGACGCTGGACCTGTACGAGCGCTCGTTCGTGCTGCTCAGCGGCGTGGGGACGCCGTGGCAGAAGGCAGCGGAGAAGGTGGCCGAGCAGCTGCCCGCGCGGCTGGACGCCTACACCATCGGCTCGGGACCGGACGCCGACCTGATCCAGGAGACGGGCGCCGACTGGGCCGAGGTCCACGGGATGGAGGCCGGGGGCGCGGTTCTCGTGCGCCCGGACGGATTCGTGGCCTGGCGCTCGGAGGGCGCCGTGGCCGATCCCCGGGCGACCCTGCTCGAGGTCCTCTCCACGGTGCTGCGGCGGAGGTGACCACTTCACCCTCCCGTCCGCCGACCGTGCGCGCGGCCGGCGGACGGGGATCAGCGGCAGGCCCAGCAGCCCGCCCAGCAGCCGACGGGCAGCCGGGCTGGGCGCCGGCGGCCGGTTTCCCTCCGGGCGCGCTTCACCGCGTCGCGGGCGCGGGCGGTACGGCTCGCGCAGCAGGCGACCACGACCGTGATCGCGGCCAGTTCCTCGGGTGCGGCCAGGCCCTTCTCGACACGGAGCAGACTCGATATCGGGGCATCGTTCGGCATCTGCACGGCCTCTCGTACGGGGGCTGCGCGTGTACCCTGCCGCGGCGCGAGGGGCGGGCCGTCTCGGCGCCGGCGCGGGCTGCGCTCGGATGGTCCGGCGCGCCCATGAGGCGTGTTCCGCGTACTCAGCGGTCGCGCACCGGCCGGCGGAGTCCTGTCGGGTCACCAGGACTCCTGACGCGAACGACGCTACAAGCGCGCGGCGGACCCGGCACGTTGGGCCGGCCCGGCCGGCGCCGCTCCCCCGCGGCCGCGGCGCCGCCGTGCGGGTCGTGGCCGTCACCGGCGGTCCGGCCGTGACCGGCCGCGAGGCCCTGCTCTGCCGGGGTTGCGCCGGCCGCCTGTACGCCGTGTGCACCACCGACGGCCGCAAGGGCCGCGGGAGTGCCGTCGGCGAGTGGGAGGTCGACCACGAGATGCCCGGGCTCTGCCCGCTCTCCGGGCTGCTGCCGCTCACCGGGAAGGCCGCCTCCGTCCACGACCTGCCCGGCGCGGCGGAGGTCCTCGGTCCGCCGGACTGAGTGCGGGGCGTTGGGCCTTACGGGTGACTGCCGTCATCACGGCCGGTTCTGCCGGGACTTCGCGGACGCGCCGCCCCCACCGCCCGCGCGTCCCGAGCGCCCGAGCGTCCCGAGCGCCCGGACCCCCAGCGTTCACTGGTTGAACTCCCCCAGCCCTGACGCCCTTTGCCGGTTCAATGTCTTGACGCCCGAACCGGCGGGGAGCACAGTGTCCAGCGCGCCGCTTGAGAGCGCTCTCAAGCCGGTGAGCTCCGTCGGCTCTTCCCCCCGCACCGCGCCTCACGGCGCCTCAGAGAGGGCACCCATGCGTCAGATATCCGCCAGGAAACGGCCTACGGCCCGGCGGGCCGTCCTGGCCGCGCTCAGCACGATCGCAGTGGTCGCGGCCGCCTCGGCGGCGGTCGTCCTGCCCGCCGGCGCCGCCGCTCCCCCCACCCCCGCAGGCTGGTCACAGGTGTTCCTGGACGACTTCGACGGGGCCGCGGGCTCCGGCGTGAACACCGCCGACTGGCAGTACACGACCGGTACGAGCTACCCCGGCGGGCCCGGTGGCTTCGGCACCGGTGAGATCGAGACGATGACGGCCGACCCGGCGAACGTCTCCCTCGACGGGGCGGGCAACCTGCGCATCACCCCGCGGCGGGACGCGGCCGGCAACTGGACCTCCGGCCGCGTCGAGACCAGGCGCTCGGACTTCCAGCCCCCGGCGGGCGGCACGCTGCGCACCGAGGCCCGCATCCAGATGCCGAACGTCACCGGCCCCGCGGCCAAGGGCTATTGGCCGGCCTTCTGGATGCTCGGCGCGCCCTACCGGGGCAACTGGTGGAACTGGCCCGGCGTCGGTGAGCTCGACATCCTGGAGAACGTCCAGGGCATCAACAACGTCTGGGCCACCATGCACTGCGGCACCAGCCCGGGCGGCCCCTGCAACGAGAAGTCCGGCATCGGCGGTCAGCGCGTCTGCCCCGGCACCAGCTGCCAGGGCGGCTTCCACACGTACGCCGTGGAGTGGGACCGCGGGGCCGCGGTCGAGCAGATGCGCTTCTACGTCGACGGGATCAACTTCCATACGGTACGGGCCGATCAGGTGGACGCCACCACCTGGACCAATGCCACGAACCACGGCTACTTCATCATCCTGAACGTCGCGATGGGCGGCGAGTTCCCCGCGGCCTTCGGCGGCGGACCCGACGCGGGTACCGAGCCCGGCCATCCCATGGTCGTCGACTACGTGTCCGTCCTCAGTTCGGCCGGCACCACCACCCCGCCCACGACCCCGCCCACCACACCTCCCACGACTCCTCCGACGACGCCTCCCACCACCCCGCCGGCCGGCGGCCGCGACGCGTACTCCGCGACCCAGGCCGAGTCGTACGACTCCCAGGCGGGGGTGGCGAAGGAGACCACCGCGGACACCGGCGGCGGCCAGGACCTCACCACCCTCGGCAACGGCGACTGGGCCCTCTACAAGGGCGTCAGCTTCGGCCCGACGGCCGCCCGGCAGTTCTACGGACGCGTCGCCTCGGGCGCGGCCGGCGGGGTCAGCGGTCTCGTGGAGGTACGGCTCGACAGCCGCAACAGCGCTCCGATCGGCAGCTTCTCCGTCGCGAACACCGGTGGCTGGCAGAGCTGGCGCACGGTGCCGGCGAACATCAGCGGCGTCACGGGCACGCACGACGTCTACCTGACCTTCACCAGCGGTCAGGGCGCCGACTTCGTGAACGTCAACTGGTTCGACTTCGGCCACTGAGGACCGGACCGAGGAGAGCACCCATGAAGACCACCCACGCACCACCCCACCGGGGCCGGATACGTCTGATCCCGCTGATCCTGCTGGCCGCCCTGCTCACCCTGTCGGGGTCCCTCCTGTTCGCGCCGACGACGACTCGGGCCGCCGCCGCCGACTACACGCAGGGCGTCACCGCTGAGGGCTCCGGGGCCGTACGGATCTGGTTCACGCCGGCCACCCCGGCCGCGCTGGTGGACGTCCACTACCTGCCGGGCGGGGGCCTGGGCCAGCAGAACGTCCGGATGGCCGCCGGCGCCGGCACCTGGCAGCAGAACATCAGCGGCCTGGCTCCCGGGTCCACCCTCGAGTACTGGTTCACCTACGAGAAGGGCGGCCCGCTCCACGACACTCCCCACTTCACCCACACGGTCGGCGGAGGCGGAGATGGAGGTGGCGGCGGAGGCGGTACCGGCAGCTTCCCGATCACCTTCGTGAACAACACCCGTGGCACGTACGCCGATTCACAGATCTTCGTCACCGTCCTCGGCCAGGTGACCCCGGGCCAGTGGTCGTACATGAAGCCCGACGGCACCATGGCCCACATCAGCCACCTCGATGCCACGACCCCCGGCCACCTGGTCAAACGAGGCGTGAACTACCCCGACATGTCCTTCACCCTCGCGCAGGTGGGTGGCACCGTCCCCTCCCCGCCCGCGATCCGCGGGGGCCGGATCTACCTCTCCCTCGGCTCCCCGGTGTACATCCCCGTCTCCCCCGACGACCAGGGCTGGGGCGGGCCGGACCTGCGCAACCCGAACGACCCCAACAGCGACGTGTACTACGACTGGTACGAGTACACCTACGTGCACGGACAGGTCGCGTTCGGCGGGAACACCACCCAGGTCGACCAGTTCGGCTTCCCGATCACCTCGCGGCTGCGCCAGAGCTCCAGCGGCTACGACACCACCCAGGGCATCACCCGCACCCGCGCCGAGGTGATGCAGCAGTACGCGGCCTCCGTCGGCCCCGCCTTCACACCGCTGCGGACGCCCTACCGGATCGTGGCGCCCCGGTCCTCGGACCTCTTCCTCCCCGGCGGCGCCCAGCAGAACCACCTCACCGCCGCGATCGACCAGGCCTGGGCCTACTACACCACCCACCCCTTCACCCTGAACCGTCTCGGTGAGACGCTTTCCGGACGCGTCACGGGTTCCACCCTCACCTTCGGCAAGAACGGCGCGGGCTCCTTCACCCTGCACAAACCCACCTCGGCCGACGTCATGGCCTGCGCCGGCGCGATGGCCTCGGGCAACGACACCGAGAAGCAACTCGGCGCGGAGTTCTGCGCCGCGTTCAACCGGGGCGTCGCACTCGACACCACCGCCTGGTACCGGCCGGCGGCGTACTACACGGGCCCGGCGAAGAACGACTACGCCGGCTTCTTCCACACCGTCGGCCTGGACCGGCGGGCCTACGGCTTCCCCTACGACGACGTCAACGACCAGTCCTCCGTGCAGATCCTCGGCAACTCCGAACCGCCGACCGGGCTGACCCTCGGCGTCGGCTGGTAATGGCCCGTGCCGCCGGGAGCCCGCCCTGGTTCCCGGCGGCACGGGTTACCCTGCTGATCAGCGAGGCGACAGGCCCGCAAACACCAGGAGGAGCGCCCGTGCCAGAACAGCGTCCCGGGGACCGCCCGACCCTGGAGGCGGTGGCGGCACGCGCCGGGGTGTCCCGGGCCACCGCGTCCCGCGTGGTCAACGGCGGCGACGGGGTCCGCACCCACCTGGCGGACCGGGTCCGCGCGGCCATCCAGGAACTGGGCTACGTGCCCAACCCCGCGGCGCGCACCCTGGTCACCCGGCGCACCGGCGCCGTGGCGGTGATCATCCCCGAGCCGGAGATCCGGATCTTCTCCGATCCCTTCTTCTCCCGCCAGGTGCGCGGCATCAGCAGGGAACTGACCGCGCACGACACGCAGTTGGTACTGCTGTTGGTGGAGGACCGCGGCGACTACGACCGGATCGAGCGCTATCTGGCGGGCGGCCACGTCGACGGCGCGCTCGCCTTCTCACTGCACACCGACGATCCGCTGCCCGCCATCACCCGCCGGGTCGGCGTGCCCACGGTCTACGGCGGCAGGCCGGGCTGGATCTCCGGGCCCGGGGAGCCCGGTGGCGGCGTGACGTTCGTGGACGCGGACAACCGCGGGGGCGCCCGGGAGGCCGTACGGTACCTGCTGGCGCGGGGGCGCGAGCGGATCGCGCACATCGCCGGTCCGCTCGACCAGACATCGGCGGCCGACCGGCTGAGCGGCTACCGCGACGTGCTGCCGGACGCCGATCCGGCGCTGGTCGCCGAGGGAGACTTCACCGTGGCGGGCGGGGCCCGCGCGATGGCCGAACTGCTGGACCGCCAGGCCGGCATCGACGCCGTGTTCGCCGCGAACGACCTGATGGCGACGGGCGCACTGCGGGTGCTGCGGGAGCGCGGCCACAGCGTTCCGGC from Streptomyces sp. NBC_00190 harbors:
- a CDS encoding acyl carrier protein: MSDRLTLEELAALMKTAGITVDPAEMARRPDSAFDDYGLDSLGLLGIVGELENRRGRALPTDAERCKTPGEFLDLVNNSLMTGA
- a CDS encoding SRPBCC family protein; this translates as MPGHTENEITVNAPVDVVWEMTNDLPNWPHLFSEYASLEILEQKGDTTRFRLTMHPDENGKVWSWVSERTVDRKGLSVRARRVETGPFAHMDIHWQYFAVPGGTRMKWTQDFAMKPDAPVDDAWMTDNINRNSPIQMALIRDKIEQRERENHAPAVSRI
- a CDS encoding SchA/CurD-like domain-containing protein, translating into MTTTQSDRVSQSAFDGSMIRVVLLMDLHEGTQQRFFEAYEKLRSDIASVPGHISDQLCQSFENPSQWLITSEWESATQYLAWVNSEHHAEQVKPLGACARAMRPLKFTVLRETGRGYDQASRPATARLQPVPRLGAGIVRHALTFTVKPGSVKEVASILSSYASPAARVDDHTRLCRTSLFMHGNRVVRTVEVKGDLMAALRHVSEQPEVRAVEEAINPYLEQDRNLNDPESARMFFMRAALPAVHHIEAGEPDAADVTRHALFYPAKPGCGQVLARFLALQDEAAANLADSPVRSSSIFQRDDIVVRLIDVRGPLDADPEAVLGVRGARKAAVLDRLTVPAGKRTRAARHTMNLITDRRAPAQS
- a CDS encoding beta-ketoacyl-[acyl-carrier-protein] synthase family protein, with the translated sequence MTRRRVAVTGVGVVAPGGIGVSAFWDLLSKGRTATRGITLFDPDGFRSRIAAEVDFDPAAHGLDDSEAARADRYIQFALVAAREALLDAGLDLTSDDAWRTGVSLGTAVGGTTRLEHDYVAVSQNGAWWDVDEKFAGPHLHRAFTPATLASAVAEQTGARGPVQTVSTGCTSGLDAVGYAVHSIAEGRMDVCIAGASDSPISPITVACFDAIKATSPNNDDPAHASRPFDADRDGFVLGEGGAVLVLEELEHARARGATVYCEIGGYATFGNAHHMTGLTAEGLEMARAIQTALDQARISPSDVDYVNAHGSGTKQNDRHETAAVKRVLGDHAYKTPMTSIKSMVGHSLGAIGAIELAACVLAMTHQVVPPTANYETPDPECDLDYVPRTARGRKLRNVLSVGSGFGGFQSAVVMTRSEEEVS
- a CDS encoding cupin domain-containing protein: MTRQRPRIVDLSETPPNRRRGGDLRAVLTPTSVGSTSGFMGMAIMAPGESIAEHYHPYSEEFVYVVAGRLEVDLDGEAHPLRTDQGLLVPLNMRHRFRNVGDTEARMVFHLGPLAPRPELGHVDTEEAPHPEGTAWEQPPDRTGAVS
- a CDS encoding FAD-dependent oxidoreductase, encoding MEDNADVRVPVLVVGGSLVGLSASLFLSRHGVRHLLVEKHSDTSAHPRGRGINARTMELFRTAGAEPAIRRAASALEGVQGILQARSLIGGDHTWLVKSVDPSGALRKFSPTGWCLCSQNNIEPVLAAQSRAQGAEIRFSSELMTFDQDATGVSAVVKDHRTGEHHTVRADFVIAADGPRSPVREQLRIPQTGNGELFHNVSVTFRSERLAEVLGDLRFIVCYLMREGADGALLPVDNATQWVFHAPWHPDRGETLEDFTDERCVEQIRNAIGVPDLDVEIGGKAPWHAAERVATRYSSGRVFLAGDAAHEMSPTGAFGSNTGIQDAHNLAWKIAAVLDGSAGIGLLDTYEAERLPVAKATSERASARSAEHSHPGYAPPPTMGGGPGSGVLTTAMGYCYPRGALIGGDPQRPVIPEALRLMGDTGTRAPHMWLARGRERISTLDLYERSFVLLSGVGTPWQKAAEKVAEQLPARLDAYTIGSGPDADLIQETGADWAEVHGMEAGGAVLVRPDGFVAWRSEGAVADPRATLLEVLSTVLRRR
- a CDS encoding beta-ketoacyl synthase N-terminal-like domain-containing protein encodes the protein MTTRTVITGIGVVAPNGVGADAFWKATQSGLSVLDRVTRAGCEHLPLRVAGEVRGFDPGAMVEDRFLVQTDRFTHHALAAADLALEDARLGRADYEADPYSVGVVTAAGSGGGEFGQRELQRLWDQGPRYVGPYQSIAWFYAASTGQISIRRGLKGPCGVVASDEAGGLDAFAHAARAIRQGSRAMLVGATEAPLAPYSIVCQLEYEGLSTQDEPERAYRPFTARACGYVPAEGGAMFLVEDETAALRRGATVRAELAGHAATFSGTRRPDVAGEGLAHAIRGALREAGCAPEEIDVVFADALGTPAADAAEAAAIAAALGGHGRKVPVTAPKTGTGRAYCAAPALDTAAAALALQHGIVPPTPNVFDVCHDLDVVTGTARSADLRTALVLSRGRMGSNSALVLRKGPAVPRS
- a CDS encoding TcmI family type II polyketide cyclase codes for the protein MHRALIVARMAPGSAPDIAELFAGSDAGELPHLVGVTRRSLFQFGDVYMHLIEADRPPGPAIAQVTEHPEFRQLSERLTAYISPHNPDTWRSPKDAMAHEFYRWENPAAK
- a CDS encoding NADPH-dependent FMN reductase, which produces MRVLVLSGSSRTGSVNTRLASLVARLVTGAGAVADLATLGDFPMPPYDGDVEADEGPPKGALALRERIEAAQALVIASPEYNASVPGVVKNAVDWVSRVRPQPFKDKQSLLVSASPSMVGGNRGLWALRVPLEHLGARVYPDMFSLAMAHQAFGEDGALTDPGLGERLTATIGSFLDLVEADTRYLCLQRRWYEFLGDRTDAPVTARAQD